The Clostridium sp. AWRP genome has a window encoding:
- a CDS encoding sigma 54-interacting transcriptional regulator, whose product MNAAICKLGNAVVSKPYIEHSHRRCKEFSIDSHQVFSKKIIHDAELQKRFAANRNLILTAAPYMEQLINFVKGFNFFVLLTDGEGCILNALGDEKILEEAFSLKMIPGAFMNEENIGTNAMSVVIKSKLPVQISGDDHFINAYHRWTCSAAPIKDNKGKLIGVLNLTGYIEFVHSHTLGMVIAASNAIEEMLKVEEYNKIQDMNYKHIKNIFNSSPVAIITSDINGKIKICNKKAQDMFGIRGNKLETNNMEDIIENWNNIKTPIYLGESTSKETIMVALRNKIQYQVTTSSIYNCDDDNIEIVYVFEKLKKVNKKNNGQAYYTFGKIMGQDENFTKVVNYAKKISDSKSTILIMGESGTGKEVFAQSIHNYSRRVDGPFVALNCGAIPKQLIESELFGYEEGAFTGAKKGGNLGKFELADGGTIMLDEIGEMPLDMQTKLLRVVQEGVITRIGSSKFIPVDVRIIAVTNRDLKKEVEAGRFRKDLYYRLNVLPLFLPPLRERKRDIPLLIQHFVKNIAQKLNKKEPVISEEYLKKMINYNWPGNIRELENLVELIINTESIPAGYFTEEDCDNEVLVDISDECLKLDYMEKEHVIKVLKKFKGNITHSAKALGIRRNTLYSKIKKYNIQM is encoded by the coding sequence ATGAATGCAGCTATTTGTAAATTGGGCAATGCAGTTGTATCTAAGCCGTATATAGAACATTCACATAGAAGATGTAAAGAGTTCAGTATTGATTCACACCAGGTATTTAGTAAAAAAATAATACATGATGCTGAATTACAGAAAAGATTTGCAGCTAACAGAAATTTAATATTGACTGCAGCACCTTATATGGAGCAGTTGATTAATTTTGTAAAAGGATTTAATTTTTTTGTATTACTTACAGACGGAGAAGGATGCATATTAAATGCATTAGGTGATGAAAAAATACTCGAAGAAGCCTTTTCTTTAAAAATGATACCGGGAGCTTTTATGAATGAAGAAAATATTGGAACAAATGCTATGAGTGTAGTTATAAAAAGTAAGCTGCCAGTTCAAATTTCTGGAGATGATCATTTTATTAATGCATATCATAGGTGGACGTGTTCTGCGGCACCTATAAAAGATAATAAAGGAAAACTTATAGGTGTATTGAATCTTACTGGATATATTGAGTTTGTACATTCCCATACCCTTGGTATGGTTATAGCAGCGTCAAATGCTATAGAAGAAATGCTTAAAGTAGAAGAGTACAATAAGATTCAAGATATGAATTACAAGCATATAAAAAATATATTTAATTCCAGCCCTGTTGCTATAATAACCTCGGATATAAATGGCAAGATAAAAATTTGCAATAAAAAGGCACAGGATATGTTTGGCATAAGGGGTAATAAGTTAGAGACAAACAATATGGAAGATATTATAGAAAACTGGAATAATATAAAAACACCTATATATTTAGGAGAAAGTACTTCAAAAGAAACAATTATGGTTGCACTAAGAAATAAGATTCAGTATCAAGTAACTACTAGTTCAATATACAATTGTGATGATGATAATATTGAGATAGTTTATGTTTTTGAGAAATTAAAAAAGGTAAATAAAAAAAATAATGGCCAGGCTTACTATACTTTTGGTAAAATAATGGGTCAGGATGAAAACTTTACAAAAGTAGTAAATTATGCAAAAAAGATTTCAGATAGTAAATCAACTATACTTATAATGGGGGAAAGTGGTACGGGAAAAGAAGTGTTTGCACAATCAATTCATAATTACAGCAGAAGGGTAGATGGACCATTTGTAGCTTTAAATTGTGGTGCCATCCCTAAACAGCTTATAGAGTCAGAGCTTTTTGGATATGAAGAAGGAGCTTTTACAGGAGCCAAAAAGGGAGGCAACCTTGGAAAATTTGAATTGGCAGATGGCGGAACTATAATGCTGGATGAAATTGGAGAAATGCCCCTTGATATGCAGACAAAGCTCCTAAGAGTTGTACAGGAAGGCGTAATAACGAGAATTGGGAGCTCAAAGTTTATACCTGTAGATGTAAGAATTATAGCTGTGACAAACAGAGATTTAAAAAAAGAAGTAGAAGCTGGAAGATTTAGAAAAGATTTATATTATAGATTAAATGTGCTGCCTTTATTCTTACCTCCACTTAGAGAAAGAAAGAGGGATATACCCCTTCTTATTCAACATTTTGTTAAGAATATAGCACAAAAGTTAAATAAAAAGGAGCCGGTTATATCAGAAGAATACTTGAAGAAAATGATTAACTATAACTGGCCCGGGAATATAAGAGAATTGGAAAATTTGGTTGAACTAATTATAAACACTGAATCCATACCAGCAGGTTATTTTACGGAAGAAGACTGTGATAATGAGGTACTTGTGGATATTAGTGATGAGTGTTTAAAGCTAGATTATATGGAAAAAGAACATGTAATTAAGGTATTGAAGAAGTTTAAGGGGAATATAACCCATTCAGCAAAAGCACTTGGTATAAGGAGAAATACTCTATACAGCAAGATAAAAAAGTATAATATACAAATGTAA
- the gcvPB gene encoding aminomethyl-transferring glycine dehydrogenase subunit GcvPB, whose translation MKEYNKLIFELSKEGRKAYSLPKCDVPEEGIEKLLPEEFIGKEEPELPEVSEVDVIRHFTLLSNKNFGVDTGFYPLGSCTMKYNPKINEDMADFKEFTQLHPYQPEETTQGALRLMYELSQKLAEITGFETVSLQPAAGAHGELSGLMIIKAYHEKRGDFKRKKIIVPDSAHGTNPASASCAGFKIIEVKSDEDGTVDIESLKSILSDEVAGLMLTNPNTLGLFEKNIMEIAKLVHEAGGLLYYDGANMNANMGKTRPGDMGFDVCHMNLHKTFSTPHGGGGPGSGPIGVKKQLMEFLPVPVVSKDEDKYYLDYDKPYSIGKVRSFYGNFGVMVKAFSYILSMGADGLREVSEDAVLNANYIKERLKDYYNIPIDTVCKHECVLGGLKEDENGVTTMDVAKRLLDYGYHPPTIYFPLIVKEAMMIEPTENEKLETLDEFIDDMISIAKEAKENPDIVKSAPNTTIIKRLDEVKAARKPVVKWNKAK comes from the coding sequence ATGAAAGAGTATAACAAACTTATTTTTGAACTTTCCAAAGAAGGCAGAAAGGCCTACTCCCTTCCTAAATGTGACGTACCAGAAGAAGGTATTGAAAAATTGCTGCCTGAAGAATTTATAGGCAAAGAGGAGCCTGAGCTTCCAGAAGTAAGTGAAGTAGATGTAATAAGACATTTTACACTGCTTTCTAATAAAAACTTTGGTGTGGATACAGGATTTTATCCTCTTGGTTCCTGTACAATGAAGTATAATCCTAAAATAAATGAAGATATGGCAGATTTTAAGGAGTTTACGCAGCTTCATCCCTATCAGCCAGAAGAGACTACCCAGGGAGCTTTAAGACTTATGTATGAATTAAGTCAAAAACTTGCTGAAATAACAGGCTTTGAAACTGTATCTCTTCAGCCGGCAGCAGGAGCTCATGGAGAACTTTCAGGACTTATGATTATAAAAGCTTACCATGAAAAAAGGGGAGATTTTAAGAGAAAAAAGATTATAGTTCCTGATTCAGCTCATGGTACAAACCCAGCTTCAGCTTCTTGTGCAGGGTTTAAAATAATAGAAGTGAAATCGGATGAAGATGGAACAGTGGACATTGAATCTTTGAAATCCATATTAAGTGATGAAGTAGCAGGACTTATGCTTACAAATCCAAATACACTTGGACTTTTTGAAAAAAATATTATGGAAATAGCAAAACTTGTTCATGAAGCCGGGGGACTCCTTTACTATGATGGCGCTAACATGAATGCCAATATGGGAAAGACAAGACCTGGAGATATGGGATTTGATGTATGTCATATGAACCTTCACAAGACCTTTTCCACACCTCATGGCGGCGGCGGACCAGGAAGCGGGCCTATAGGAGTTAAGAAGCAACTTATGGAATTTTTACCTGTTCCTGTAGTTTCTAAAGACGAAGATAAATATTATTTAGATTATGACAAACCTTATTCCATAGGAAAAGTAAGGAGCTTTTATGGAAACTTTGGAGTTATGGTAAAGGCATTTTCCTATATTTTGAGTATGGGAGCAGATGGACTAAGGGAAGTTAGTGAAGATGCAGTCTTAAATGCCAATTATATAAAGGAAAGACTTAAGGATTATTATAATATACCAATAGATACAGTTTGTAAACATGAATGTGTACTTGGCGGTTTGAAAGAAGATGAAAATGGAGTTACAACCATGGATGTGGCAAAAAGACTTTTGGACTATGGATACCACCCTCCAACTATATATTTTCCATTAATCGTAAAAGAAGCGATGATGATAGAACCTACAGAAAATGAAAAGTTGGAAACACTGGACGAATTCATAGACGATATGATAAGCATTGCAAAAGAGGCTAAGGAAAATCCCGACATAGTAAAATCAGCACCAAATACAACTATAATTAAAAGATTAGATGAAGTAAAAGCAGCAAGAAAACCTGTAGTTAAGTGGAATAAAGCTAAGTAG
- the gcvPA gene encoding aminomethyl-transferring glycine dehydrogenase subunit GcvPA, producing the protein MHPYLPLTEEDKKIMLEKIGVSSIDDLFSDIPESVRLNRKLNINDGMSELEVESYIKDIAKSNKSLDDLTCFLGAGVYDHYIPSVIKHITSRSEFYTAYTPYQAEISQGTLQTIFEYQTVMANLTGMEVSNASMYDGATACVEAAQMAANVTRRKNIVASKTLNPEVRKVLKTYLRFKNLNLIEIDEAGGVTDIEKLKGEINKDTAAVIVQTPNFLGLLEELQDVEKYVHDNKSLLIVFCDPISLGVLKSPGEYGADVVVGEGQSLGNSMNYGGPYLGFLITTKKYLRKIPGRIVGETTDSEGKRGYVLTLQAREQHIRREKASSNICSNEALNALTALIYLTTLGKKGIKEVAYQNVQKSHYAFKKLTESGKYKAVFDKPFFNEFVVASKNSVQDINKTLLENKILGGYDVEKQYPSYKNSMLLCVTEKRTKNEIDKLTSVLEGIE; encoded by the coding sequence ATGCATCCTTATTTACCACTTACAGAAGAAGACAAGAAAATTATGCTGGAGAAAATAGGAGTAAGCAGCATAGATGATCTGTTTTCTGATATACCAGAAAGTGTTCGTTTAAATAGAAAATTGAATATAAATGATGGAATGTCCGAGCTTGAGGTGGAATCCTACATTAAAGACATTGCAAAATCAAATAAAAGCTTGGATGATCTAACCTGCTTTTTAGGTGCAGGAGTTTATGACCACTATATACCTTCTGTGATAAAGCACATAACGTCAAGGTCTGAGTTTTATACTGCCTATACTCCTTATCAAGCTGAAATAAGCCAGGGTACACTTCAGACTATATTTGAGTACCAGACGGTTATGGCTAATTTAACAGGTATGGAAGTTTCAAATGCTTCAATGTATGATGGAGCTACAGCTTGTGTGGAAGCAGCACAAATGGCTGCAAATGTGACAAGACGTAAAAATATAGTTGCCTCAAAAACTTTAAATCCTGAAGTTAGAAAGGTTCTTAAAACCTATTTGAGATTTAAAAATTTAAATCTAATAGAAATAGATGAAGCAGGTGGAGTTACTGATATAGAAAAACTTAAAGGCGAGATTAATAAGGATACAGCAGCAGTTATAGTTCAAACACCAAATTTTTTAGGACTACTAGAAGAGCTGCAGGATGTGGAGAAGTATGTTCACGATAATAAATCCCTTTTAATAGTATTTTGTGATCCTATTTCTCTTGGAGTATTAAAGAGTCCTGGAGAATATGGAGCAGATGTAGTTGTAGGTGAAGGACAATCTCTTGGAAACAGTATGAATTACGGCGGCCCTTATCTTGGATTTTTAATTACTACTAAAAAATATTTGAGAAAGATTCCAGGAAGAATTGTGGGTGAAACTACGGATTCAGAAGGTAAGAGAGGCTATGTACTAACACTTCAGGCAAGAGAGCAGCATATAAGACGTGAAAAGGCTTCTTCAAATATATGCTCCAATGAAGCACTAAATGCACTGACAGCACTTATATATTTAACTACCTTAGGTAAAAAGGGAATTAAAGAAGTAGCTTATCAAAATGTTCAAAAATCTCATTATGCATTTAAAAAACTTACTGAAAGCGGAAAATACAAAGCTGTATTTGACAAACCATTTTTCAATGAATTTGTAGTTGCTTCAAAAAATTCAGTACAAGATATAAATAAGACACTGCTTGAAAATAAAATATTAGGTGGATATGATGTTGAGAAACAATATCCTTCTTATAAAAATTCCATGCTTTTATGTGTCACTGAAAAGAGGACAAAGAATGAAATTGATAAATTAACTTCTGTATTGGAGGGAATTGAGTAA
- the gcvH gene encoding glycine cleavage system protein GcvH → MKTIKELLYSKDHEWIKVDGDKAYVGITDFAQDSLGEIVFVELPEVDSEFSKGDVFGTVESVKAASDLCIPVSGKVLEVNEELVDSPEGLNEDPYKNWIISIEVSDESELKDLLDAANYEKICDKE, encoded by the coding sequence ATGAAAACTATAAAGGAATTATTGTATTCAAAAGATCATGAATGGATAAAAGTTGATGGGGACAAAGCTTATGTTGGCATTACAGATTTTGCCCAAGATTCTTTAGGAGAGATTGTTTTTGTTGAACTTCCTGAAGTGGATTCAGAATTCTCAAAAGGTGATGTATTTGGAACAGTCGAATCTGTAAAGGCAGCGTCAGATTTGTGCATTCCAGTTTCAGGTAAGGTATTAGAAGTAAATGAGGAACTTGTAGATAGTCCTGAGGGTCTCAATGAAGATCCTTATAAAAACTGGATAATTTCAATTGAAGTATCAGATGAATCGGAATTGAAAGACTTACTTGATGCAGCAAACTATGAAAAAATATGTGATAAGGAGTGA